The region ACATAAAAACTCAGGTCCTATGAAATTTTTCCTTTTCTGCCTGGGTTTGTGGCTTTTTAGTTTTGGTTATATGAGGGAAGCCTAGCTAACCACTTCAAAATAAACAGCTTCACATTGTTATTGAGTAGCAGAAGCTAATTCTAACAAAAGGGACAGATTTAGAAGTATTTACCCAAGGATAGAGCTACTTGTACATGTTAAAGATGAGGGTTTGAAGCTGCGTATCTAAGCCTATCTACTAAAAGCATATGCTAAATGTGACAAAAGTAGTGCACCTATCTATCCAAGATGCCAAGATTCAGAAAGATGCCTATAGTTAACACTGTAGAGTATAGACTGTAGAGAGCTGGATAAGTGTCGTGCTTCATAATTATAAAATGATGTCTAGGCTATGTTACAACTCGGCTCAACACTAATAAAATAGCATTTCAAAAAGTTAAACAAACAAATGGCAAAAAGCCAAAGAAACTCAAACTATCCCAACATATCACAACAACCAAAGCCTTTGCACCGTTGTGTAACTTGTGTACATGTCATGAAGTATATCTTCTAGAAATCCCTTCTAAAGGTTGCAGATATACTAAAGTCATGAACTGCTCATATGCATTAATCATTTTGTACACCTAAGTTCAATTAACCTTTAATCAGGCTACTTGAAATCTTTATGCAATCATCAATTGAAAGTACAATAGACATACACATCTAGTTTACACCGTATCTAAAGCTATGGCCTGCACTAAAATATCTTAAGTTGAAATCTTTATTCATCATTGATAGTCTGACATTACTAAACTCCCTTCAATTGTGCCTAGTCCTATTGATTATCCATCCTGGTTTATTTTGCCTATACTATGTTTATTCACCTTTCCTACAATTTAACAAACTTAACTTGAACTGAAGGCTATCtcaaccagaaaaaaaaatgtcaacTATAGCATATGTTTTCTAATATTCTGAAACATAAGTGCAAAATGATTTTGGTCAAGCAAATTCTGCAGTCAAAAGAAAAGTGAAGGCTGGAGTCAATGGGTTTTTTTTATGACTCCTCCTGAAATGAACCAAGCAGTGTTTATCTTTCTTCAATGTTCTGGGTCATCCAACATTGCTGTTCTTATATCTACAGCATGTTGTTCATTAAAATAGCACTAGGCATACTAGGACAAAAACAGTTGATATAGAACCTTATATGGCTTGAGTTTGCACTATATATGTAAATGATTTGGTGGTTTATacacaaaataacaaaatttatCAGCATCacagaagcattcacatacacaCATACACATATATTCAAATCTCCCAACATTTAACACAAACTTCATTCGCTATCCTCACATCAACAATTTCAGTAGGAATTGAATTACCTCAGTATGAGCTGGTGCCAATCCCGAAtcccagcattgatcaaattaTCAACAGTAATACTCCTGTGCCTTTCAGCCCGTCCAGTCAATAGAATAACCTTGAACCCCCGATTCAAAACATCTTCATAGAGTTTTAAACTGGGTTCTATGGCCGGGGCTACACCCTTCTCCACCCAACCATCAAACTTCCCATGGTCAAAAACCTCCAACCTGAAAGTACACAAAAAACTTCATGCTAGGAGGAAAGAGAAATAACTGAATTTATCATGATAAATGCAGAAGAAAACTAGAAGCATTCTTTCATGAGGGTACCAGCCAGAATGCAAAAGATCAATAcaaaactttaggcttaaagggGTGCCCAGATTAGCATTTTTTAGTTtcgaaacaaaataaaatcaaagCAGGAGAAGAAggtggaaaagaaagaaaaatatacaagaaaGATAAAAGTATAAAATTTATATGATAAATAATCACTCCTTGAAAAGCAAGGAATTTCTATTTATGTGTATAAGCACTTTCCttccaaaattaaaaaaaaattatcaaaaattAATCTTTTCTAATTTTTAATCAAGCACTAAAAATCAAAAAGCTATGTTGGTGTAAAAATTAAGCTAACACCAGTAAACATGCCCACATTGCATCTTAATCCATACACAAATTTAAGCAACAGCATTATCCAAACAAAACTATAGAAGATTAAGCACAAATTAGGttttatctaattttttttttgtttctcaaGGTATCCCACAGCCGACAGCCATGAGACTAATCATTCGATTGGGTAggtctctcccaacaaatgtttcTCCATATTTTATCTAATTCGATTAAGGATTTATGGATTAAACACATTCGGTATTTCAAATCAAGATAATGCAAGCAAACAATAATCAGAAAGTGAAAATAAACAAATTGTGATCCCTAATTTCACGCATAATAAGCAAGTTAGAAAATGAATTACCCGTATCCATGTGCAGCATAATAGGGAAGATTAGAGAGAAGCGTCTCATCAATGTCGAAAATCCACGCGTCTTTTCCATCATCACCAAGCTCAACACTCTTCGCATACTCCCCAGCCTCCTTGGAAACCATTTCCAGGTCGTAAACGTAACCCTTCCCCGTCATGTACTCCTTCACGTGCTCGGCGCATTCCTCCGGCACCGTCTTCCACGGCGTCAGGTTGTTCGCCTCCGCCGCCAGCCTCCAGCCGCCGCACCTCAGCCTCACCTCCTCCTCGAGCTCCGGGTAATCCAGAATCAGCGGCCGCGGGAAGACGCGGTGGTGGGAATTGAGATTATGGTCCAGAGAGAAGGAAAGGGAGAACagagagaagagaaggaagaGTTTGAAGAGAATCATGGTGAGTTCTGATGAGAGAAATTGGGTGGAAAATTTCAGAGGGAATGTGAATGGAGAGGAAATTGAAATGGGAGGAAAattgaaggaaagaaaatattgGAAATGCTTTGCTTTTTTGTGTGGGAACAGTAACTCTCTGCGATGAAATAAAGTGTGGCGTGACGTGACGGCGAGGCAACGAGACGAGAGAGcttgtgtgttgtgtttgggtGTTTGCGTCGTGGGAGTGACGGAGTTTGGAATATTCCGTTTGGGTGGGTGGTAATTTGTATTGGGGAGGAAGAAAACTAGAAAAACGTGGGTCGGTGATGGCTAGGTGGATTGGGGAGGAGAAGGGAGGGTTTTTTAGATGATGATGACGTGGCTGGGAGTGGGACCCGCTGTGAAGCTTGGGAACCAATGAGGTTTGTTTGGGTGATGCAACTTTCCCTTTATAATTTGTTTTAATTGGACAAAGAGCTTCATGGTCAATGACTTGTTTGTTTTGCTAGACGCGTGATTGAATAGTTAATGCAAccttattaatattaatttttaaataagacTGTTGTTTTGTTATAATTAAACTAAATGAGGATGTCACCACTCGAGTGGAGCTTGGCAATTTAGTTTTTGGGCTTGTGTGCTTGATGGTGATCCTTTGGCCGCAGAGCTCACTGTTTTTTGTACAGGTCTTCACTTCGTTTGGATGAGGAACATTCATAGTGTCTAGTGTGAGTCAGATTGTAAGGAAGTTGTGAATTTGCTTACACAGGGGAGGTTTGGATTACATGAGTTTGCTAGCATGCTTATGCAtgttcatcgtttgcttgatcacAGTTGGGATATTTCATTTTGTCATATTCCCCATGAGGCTAATGGGTCGGCATATTACTTTGTGGGTTATGGAGTTGCTCAGCGGTGTGATTTTACGTGCTTTGATGTTCCTCCGAACATAGTTGTTCATTTGTTATCCTCGGATGTCTTAGCCTGTAGcctttttgtttaatttttacgtaaaaaaaaaaacagatgaTGTGACCGCCATGTTAGTAGAGGATCTATAAGTAGGCATGCTCTGATcttaaaaaaatacttttctTTTTGTTGAAGTTAAAAAACTAATATTTGATATCATAATTTTAGGCTTCATTTTTTAAAGTTTACCTGACTGGCTCAATTAGCctttttttgtc is a window of Lotus japonicus ecotype B-129 chromosome 5, LjGifu_v1.2 DNA encoding:
- the LOC130720310 gene encoding acid phosphatase 1-like — its product is MILFKLFLLFSLFSLSFSLDHNLNSHHRVFPRPLILDYPELEEEVRLRCGGWRLAAEANNLTPWKTVPEECAEHVKEYMTGKGYVYDLEMVSKEAGEYAKSVELGDDGKDAWIFDIDETLLSNLPYYAAHGYGLEVFDHGKFDGWVEKGVAPAIEPSLKLYEDVLNRGFKVILLTGRAERHRSITVDNLINAGIRDWHQLILRSSDDHGKLAVIYKSEKRSEMEKDGYRIHGNSGDQWSDLLGSSVSVRSFKLPNPMYYIS